One stretch of Paroedura picta isolate Pp20150507F chromosome 13, Ppicta_v3.0, whole genome shotgun sequence DNA includes these proteins:
- the LOC143823168 gene encoding transmembrane 9 superfamily member 2-like codes for MRGARLLLLLLVGPASLCGAFYLPGLAPVSFCEPSQDGQEGSESCKSQIELFVNRLDSVESVLPYEYDAFDFCQDATEKRPSENLGQVLFGERIASSPYKFTFNRQETCKKVCVKSYNPENAEDVSKLAFLKKGMQLNYQHHWIIDNMPVTWCYDVEDGQKYCNPGFPIGCFVTADGRVKDACVMSADFNKKNTFYLFNHVDIIIMYHSGKDENWPGARLVAARLEPRSYKHTEKNDPTCNGLPMEIPAVFSEKLDLIYTYSVKFVENNNIKWASRWDYILESMPHTNIQWFSIMNSLVIVLFLSGMVAMILLRTLHKDIARYNQMDSSEDAQEEFGWKLVHGDVFRPPRKGMLLSVFLGQGTQIFIMTFITLFFACLGCLSPANRGALMTCAVVLWVLLGTPAGYVSARMYKTFRGEKWKTNVLLTALLCPGVVFADFFIMNLILWVKGSSAAIPFGTLVAILGMWFGISVPLTFIGAYFGFKEKPIEHPVRTNQIPRQIPEQSFFTKPLPGIIMGGILPFGCIFIQLFFILNSIWSHQMYYMFGFLFLVFIILLITCSEATVLLCYFHLCAEDYHWWWRSFLTSSFTAVYLFIYAVHYFFSKLQITGTASTILYFGYTMIMVLIFFLFTGTIGFFACFWFVSKIYSVVKVD; via the exons ATGAGGGGGGCgaggctgcttctcctgctcctggTGGGCCCGGCGTCCCTTTGCGGCGCCTTCTACTTGCCCGGCTTGGCCCCTGTCAGCTTCTGTGAGCCCTCCCAAGACGGCCAGGAGGGCTCCGAGAGCTGCAAG TCACAAATTGAGCTATTTGTGAACCGTCTGGACTCTGTAGAATCAGTCCTACCATATGAATATGATGC TTTTGACTTTTGTCAAGATGCAACTGAAAAAAGGCCTTCAGAAAACTTGGGACAAGTGTTGTTTGGAGAAAGAATAGCTTCATCACCCTACAAG TTTACCTTTAATAGACAAGAAACATGCAAGAAAGTCTGTGTGAAATCTTACAACCCAGAGAATGCTGAAGATGTGAGTAAGTTGGCATTTTTGAAGAAAGGAATGCAGTTGAATTACCAGCACCATTG GATAATCGATAATATGCCAGTAACGTGGTGTTATGATGTAGAAGATGGACAGAAATATTGTAATCCAGGATTTCCTATTGGATGTTTTGTAACTGCAGATGGCCGGGTTAAAGATGCCTGTGTTATGAGT GCTGACTTTAACAAGAAGAATACATTCTACCTCTTCAACCATGTTGATATTATTATAATGTATCATAGTGGAAAGGATGAGAACTGGCCTGGAGCTCGACTAGTTGCAGCAAGACTGGAACCCAGAAG TTATAAACATACGGAAAAAAATGACCCAACCTGCAATGGCCTCCCAATGGAAATTCCTGCAGTGTTCTCTGAAAAGCTGGATCTGATCTACACTTACTCTGTGAAATTTGTA GAAAATAACAATATTAAATGGGCTTCAAGATGGGACTACATCCTGGAATCCATGCCTCATACCAATATTCAGTGGTTTAG TATAATGAATTCTCTTGTGATAGTTCTCTTTTTATCTGGAATGGTGGCCATGATTCTTCTGAGGACACTTCATAAAGATATTGCAAGATACAACCAAATGGACTCCTCT GAGGATGCCCAGGAGGAATTTGGGTGGAAGCTGGTCCATGGAGATGTATTCAGGCCTCCCAGGAAGGGCATGCTGCTGTCTGTCTTCTTGGGCCAGGGGACGCAGATCTTCATAATGACATTTATTACTTTGT TCTTTGCCTGCCTTGGATGTCTTTCACCAGCCAACAGAGGGGCCTTGATGACCTGTGCAGTTGTGCTCTGGGTCTTGCTGGGGACTCCTGCAGGCTATGTATCTGCTCGTATGTACAAAA CATTCAGAGGTGAAAAATGGAAGACAAATGTGTTGTTAACTGCTCTGTTGTGTCCTGG AGTTGTTTTTGCTGACTTCTTCATCATGAATCTTATCCTTTGGGTGAAAGGCTCATCAGCTGCCATCCCTTTTGGCACACTGGTTGCTATCCTGGGCATGTGGTTTGGAATATCTGTCCCATTAACTTTTATTGGTGCATACTTTGGATTCAAGGAAAAG CCGATTGAACACCCAGTGCGTACAAACCAGATTCCTCGGCAAATCCCAGAGCAATCCTTTTTCACAAAGCCTCTTCCGGGCATCATCATGGGTGGCATCTTGCCCTTTGGATGTATCTTTATTCAGCTCTTTTTCATTCTGAACAGCATTTG GTCCCACCAAATGTACTACATGTTTGGCTTCTTGTTCTTAGTGTTTATCATTCTTCTGATCACGTGTTCAGAGGCAACGGTCTTACTGTGCTATTTCCATCTATGTGCTGAG gattaTCACTGGTGGTGGAGATCGTTCTTAACCAGCAGCTTCACAGCCGTTTATCTCTTCATCTATGCAGTTCATTATTTCTTTTCAAAACTTCAGATCACAGGAACTGCCAGCACTATTTTATACTTTGGATATACCATGATCATGGTTCTGATTTTCTTCCTTTTCACTG ggaCAATTGGATTCTTTGCCTGCTTTTGGTTCGTTAGTAAGATTTACAGTGTTGTGAAAGTGGACTGA